Genomic window (Arcobacter aquimarinus):
ATGAAGGTAAAGCAGCATTAGCTGATGAAACAGGTGCTGATGTTGAGCCTGTAACAGTTGAAGAAACTGAAGCTTTAATTGCTGAAGCTGTAGCTGAAGGTGATGTAGAACTTACAGAGGAGGAGCAAGCATAATGGCAGGAGCAACTCCACAATTAATTAAAGAATTAAGAGAGATGACTGGTGCAGGAATGCTTGATTGTAAAAATGCACTTAACGAAACTGGTGGTGATTTAGATAAAGCTGTTCAAGTTTTAAGAGAAGCAGGACTTGGAAAAGCTGCAAAAAAAGCTGGAAATGTTGCTGCTGAAGGATTAATCTCTGTTTTAGTAAATGCAGATAATACAAAAGCTACAATTTTAGAATTAAATTCACAAACAGATTTTGTTGCTAAAAATGAAAATTTCATTAATATTACAAAAGAAATCACTTCTTTTGCACAAAATAATGGAATTGAAGATGCAGCTGCTTTAGCTTCTTCTACAATTAATGGACAAGATTTCGCTACTTATTTAAATGAAAAAATTGCAACAATTGGTGAAAATTTAGTTGCAAGAAAATTAACTACTGTATCTGGACAAGTTGTTAATGGTTATGTTCATGCAACAGGAAGAGTAGGGGTTGTTTTAGCTGCTACTTGTGATGAAGCTGTTAAAGATAAAGCTGCTACTTTATTAAGAAATATTGCAATGCATGCATCTGCTATGAAACCAACAGTTATTTCATATAAAGATTTAGATCCTGCTTTTGTAGAGTCTGAAAATAAAGCTATTGTTGCTGAAATTATTGCAGAAAATGATGAATTAAAAAGATTAGGAAAACCATTAAAGAAAATTCCTGAATTTGTTTCTAAATCTCAATTAACAGATGAAGCTATTGCTGCTGCAAAAACTAGATTTGAAGAAGAATTAAGAGCAGCTGGTAAACCAGAAAAAATTTGGGCAAATATCATTCCTGGACAAATTGAAAGATATATTACTGATAATACTCAATTAGATGGAAGATTTGCACTTTTATCTCAAGCTTATGTAATGGATGATAAAAAAACTGTTGAGCAAGCAATTGCTGAAGTTGATGCTTCTATTAAAATTACTGAGTATATTAGATTTGAACTTGGTGAAGGTATTGAGAAGAAAGAAGAAGATTTTGCGGCAGAAGTTGCAAAACAAATGGGTAAATAATATAGTTTACCAAACTATGTAAAATAAAAAATAAAAGGGAATTTGTGATGAGTCAAGCTAATAAAACGGATGTACTCATTGCAGAGGAACTTTTACTTCAAGCTAATAACTTATCTCATAAATTTGATTATGAACTTTTCAGAGATATTAATCTTTCGTTATACAAAAAAGAATCTATAGCTATTATTGGTACAAGTGGTAGTGGGAAATCTACTTTCTTAAATATTTTGTCTTCACTTTTAAAACCAACTTCTGGAAATGTTGTTTTTAAAAGTAAAGATATGTACTCAATTAAACAAAATGAACTTTTAAGAATTAGAAGAGATGACTTTGGTATAATATTTCAAGCACACTATCTTTTTAGAGGTTTTTCAGCAATTGAAAATTTGGAAATAGCTACACTATTAAGTGGTGAAAAAATAGATGAAAAACTATTAAAAGCACTTAATATTGATTATGTTATTAATCAAGGTGTGGGAGAATTAAGTGGTGGTCAACAACAAAGACTTTCAATAGCAAGAGTATTAACAAAAAAACCTAAAATTATATTTGCAGATGAACCAACTGGTAATTTAGATAAAGATACTGCAAATATTGTTATGAATACGTTATTTAATTATATAGAGAATAATAATGCAGGTTTAATTCTTGTGACCCATGAAAATGAACTTGCTATGAAATGTAATAAAGTCTATAAATTAGAAGATTTAAAATTGCAGGAGATAAAGTGAAATTATTATTAATATGTGAAACTGCAATTATTGAACATATTTTTACTTTAGTTTGTAAAAGATTGAATATAGATTTATCTATTCAAAAAACAACTACAATTACTGATAAATTTGATGTTATAGTTGTTGATCAAAATTTTATTGATGATAAATTTAATTCTTTTAAACAATTTACAAAAAAATTAGCAGCTATTAGTTCAGAGGAATTGCCTTTTGATAAATCAAGAGATTTTATTATTCCAAGACCTTTTTTACCAACTAAATTAGAATCATTATTAATCGAACAAAAAGAAATTATAAAAGAAGAGGAAGAGTATGAGAAAAATAGAAAAGTGACTACTTTTACCTCTTATGATTTAGATGAAAATGATGAAGAAGTTACTATTCCTGTAGTAAATTATATAAGTAATTTAGAAGAAGAAAATAACTCTTCTTTAGATGATGAAGATTATAATTTTGATGAGGGAGATGAAAGCATTGTATCTTTAGAAAGTTTAAATACAGGAGGAGTTTTAGACTCTTCAGAATTAACTAGAATAAATGATATTTTGAGGGAAGATTCTATTCAAAATGAAATAAATCTTGAAAAAAATGATTGGAAAGATATCTCTTCTATAATTGATGATGCCTTAGCAGAAGTAAAAGAGTATGAGTTTGACTTAAAAGAGCCAATGGTGAAACCATACAATTTAATTTTAAGTAATTTTAATATTAATGAGTTAAGACCTTTATTGGAAAAGTTAGATCAATCAATAATTGATAAACTTTCAAGTGGTGATACAGTTGATATAAGAATCAGCTTAAAGGATAAATAGTGATTGATGAAAAAAAAGGTGCAATTTTAATACTTTCAGGCCCTAGTGGTTGCGGAAAATCTACTTTATTAAAAGAAGTTTATAAAGATATTACAGATTATTATTTTTCAATTTCAACAACTACAAGAGCTCCAAGAATTGGTGAAAAAGATGGAGTTGATTATTTTTTTGTTACAAAAGAAGAATTTGAAAAAGATATAGAAAATGATGATTTTTTAGAGTATGCAAAAGTTCATGATAATTATTATGGGACTTCTTTAAAGCCTATTAAAAAAGCATTAGATGAGGGGAAATTAGTTATTTTTGATATTGATGTTCAAGGACATGAAATTGTAAGAACAAAATTAGATTCTATTGTAACATCAGTTTTTATAACAACACCTTCTTTAAAAGTTTTAGAAAGTAGATTAAATAGTAGAAATACTGATAGTAGTGAAATAATTGAAAAAAGAATAAAAAATGCAAAAGGTGAAGTTGAATATTTTCAAAATTATGATTATTTGATTATAAATGATGATTTGCAAATAGCAGCTAAACAACTTGTTTGTATTGCAAATATTGCTAGAATAAAGAGTAAACTTTTTGATAATAATAAAATAATATCAACTTGGTTAGAAAACTAACTTTTCAGTTGATATTATCATAACTTAAAGGTTTTTCGAAGTAATAACCTTGACAGAAATCTATATTTAAGTCTTTAATTTTGTTGTAAATATCTTCATTTGAAACATACTCAGCAACTGTTTTTACTTTGAATTCTTTTGAAAAATTTGCTATTGTATTTACAATAATCTCTAAATCTTTTGAACTATTTATTTTCTCAATTAATGAACCATCAATTTTTACGAAATCAATATCAAGTAGTGTTAATAGATTAAAATTCGAATATCCAGCCCCAAAGTCATCAACACCAACTATACAGTTAAACTTTCTAACTTCAGAAATAAATTTTGATACTTCATTAAAATCTGAAATCTCTTCTGATTCTAGAATTTCAAACTCTAAGAATTGACTATAATCTTTGTTTTTTTCTAAAGTTTCATAAATAAATGAAGTTGTTTCAACATTTGCAATATCATCAAAAGATATATTTACTGATACTCTTTTATTTTTATTTATGATAAGTTTAAATGCATCTTGAAGTACTATTTTTATTATATTTGGATAAAGTTTTGTTTTTTTAGCAACGTTTATAAAATTATATGGAGCTATCTCAAGACCTTCTTTAGTAACATATCTAATAAGAGCTTCATACTTATAAACTTCTTTTGTTTTTGTATTAACTATAGGCTGAAAATATGCCTGAAAAAGATTTTCTCTAAATCCAACTTTTAGTTGCTTAACCCATTTTATATTTTCTTCAAAAGATTGTTGTATTTTAAATGATTCGTTATAAATCATAATTCTTTGAAGTTTAGTTCTTGCATAGTTTATTACTCTTTGAGAGTATTTAAAGGCTCTTGAACCATCTCCTTGAGCAATTCCTATTGTAATATTTATATCTATTTCATCTTCATCTATCAATAAAGACTCTTTTTCTATTTTATCTGCAAAACTTTTACATAAATCGTAGAATTTATCTATATCTTGATTTTTCATTTTTGCAACAATTGCAAATTTATCGGCTTCAATTCTATAAACTAAATACTCTTCTTCATCAAAATAATCTTTTAATTTTCTAGCCAATTCAAAAAGAATTGTATCTCCGATATTTTCTCCAAACAAATCATTTATAGTAGAAAATTCATCAATATCTAACAATGCCATTAAATCAATATTTGTTTCATCTAAATCTTTTTTTAGTTTATTTCTATTTGGTAAGTTTGTTAATTTATCAGTATATAAATCTTTTAATTCATGATAAATAAGAGATTGAGACATAACTTGTAAAAGTTTTGCTATATCTATAGGTTTTAAAACATATTTATCAACACCAATATCAATAGCTTCAAGTAAATACTCTTTATTTGAAAAAGCTGTTGCCACTATTATTGGAATATTTATATTGATTTTTTTTATCTCTTTTACCATATCCAATCCATTTAAAATTGGCATATTAACATCGGTGATGATTAAATCAATCTCTTTTTCATGTTTTTTAAAAAGCTCTAGTCCTTCTTGACCATTTTGAGCTACATATTGCTTTTTGGTGAATCCCTTTAAAATTTGATGGGTAACTTCTCTTAAGTCTTTCTCATCTTCAGCATATAAAATAGTTATATTTTTTAGTATCGAAATGTTATTTATCATTATTAAGAGTCTCTCCAAAATTATTAAGATATAATATCATAAATAACTTAATATCTAAGCTATAAACTGAGCCTTAGATACTTTTTTCTAGTAGGAGTCTTTTTGTCTAAAATCAAATGTAATCATTGTCATTTAGAATTTGAAGAAAATATAATGATAAAAGAAAATGATTTAAATTTTTGTTGTAAGGGGTGTCAAGGTGTTTATCATCTTCTAAAAAATGATGGGTTGGACTCTTTTTATGAAAAACTAGGAAATAAAACAATTGCTCCTCCTATTGAATTAAATAATGATGATATTTCAAAATTTGATTCTTTAAATTTTTTAGACAATTATGTAAGTGCTACAAATGAAGGATTTTCTCAGATTGATTTAATTATTGAAGGAATTCATTGTGCTGCTTGTATTTGGTTGAATGAAAAGATTCTTTATGATACAAAAGGAATAGTTGAAGCAAATATCAATTTTACAACAAATAAAGCACGAATTATTTGGGATGATGAAAAACTAAAACTTTCAGAAATTATTTTAAAAATCAGGTCGATTGGATACAATGCTTATGCTTATGATTCAAGTGTAGCTGATGTACAAGCATCAAAAGCAAAAAGAGATTATTTTATTCGCATGATGGTAGCTGTTGTTTGTAGTATGAATATCATGATGTTAAGTGTTGCTAAATATACTGGGTTTTTTACTGGAATTTCTAAAGAAGTAAAAGATATGATTCACATAGGTGAATTTTTACTTTCAACTCCAGTTTTATTTTATAGTGGATGGATATTTTTTAAAGGTGCTTATTATGGTTTAAAAAATCGTATGATAAATATGGATTTTTTAGTTGCCACGGGAGCTACTTCTACTTATATTTATTCATTATTTATTCTTTTTGGTGCAAAAGGAGAAAGTTATTTTGATTCAGTATCCATGATTATTACTTTTGTTTTGGTTGGAAAATATTTAGAAGTAATAGGAAAAAAATCAGCTATCGATACTTTGGATAAAATAAAATCAACCCTACCTTTAGAAGCAGTTGTAATAAAAGATAATCAAAGAAAAGTAGTAGCTTTAAATAGTTTAAATATTGGTGACATTATTGAAATAAAAGCAGGAGAAAAAGTACCAGTTGATGGTAAGATAGTTTTTGGTTCAGGTTCTTTTGATGAATCTACTTTAACAGGTGAATCTATACCTATATATAAAAAAGTTAATGATACAGTTTATAGTGGAACTATAAATATTGATTCTTTAGTTCAATTTGAAGTTACAAAAAGTTTTAAAAATTCTACTTTTTCTTCTATAGTAGCTTTACTTGAAGATTCTTTAAATTCAAAACCTGCAATTCAAACAAAAGCTGCTGAAATTTCAAAAGGTTTTAGTATCACAATTTTGAGTTTAGCTTTTGCAACTTTTGTTGTTTGGTATTTTTTTGGTTTAGATTTAGGATTTGATTATGAAGGAACAGATACTTTTGAAAGGTCATTTATTGTTGCTGTTTCTGTTGTAGTAATAGCTTGTCCTTGTGCTTTAGCGCTTGCAACTCCAATGGCAAGTTTGATAGGAATATCAGAGCTTGCTAAAAAGGGATTACTTTTCAAAGAAGCTAAGTTTATCGAAACTTTAGCTTCAGCTAATTGTGTGGTATTTGATAAAACAGGAACTTTAACAAAAGGTGAATTAAGTGTAGTTAAAGCTAGATTTTTGGATGAAAATATCTATAAAATACAACTTTTATATTCATTGTTAAATGCTTCAAAACATCCTGTTAGTATTTCTATAAAAAAATATTTAGAATCAAAATATGAAAATCTTGAAATAAAAAATCTTCAAAATGTAAAAAATATAGAAGCAAAAGGAATGAGTGCTATTTATAAAAATATAGAAGATAAAGAGTTTGAAATAATTGGTGGAAATGTTGAGTTATTAAGGGAATTTGAAATAAATTATAAATTTGATTCTTCAAAAACAGTTTATTTGTTTGCTATAAATAAAAAAGTAATTGCAACTTTTGAACTTGAAGATAAAATAAAAGATGATGCAAAAGAGATTATAGAATACCTTCAAAATAAAAATATTGATGTTGTTATGTTAACAGGTGATAATGAGCAAGTTGCTTCAAAAATTGCAAAAGAGTTAAATATTAAAAAATATTTTGCTAAACAAACACCTGTTTCAAAAGCAAATTTTATAAAAGAATTAAAAAAAGAGAATAAAATAGTTGTAATGGTTGGTGATGGAGTAAATGATAGTGTAGCTTTGACTAATTCAGATGTTGCTGTTGCCATGGGAAGTTCAGCTGATATTTCACTTGCTGTTTCTGATATTGTTTTATTAAATTCAACATTAAAATCATTAAAAGAGGCATTTGAAATCTCTAATAAAACATATAAATATATAAAACAAAACTTATCTTTATCAATAATATACAATATAGTTACAATTCCCCTTGCTATGGCTGGATATGTTATTCCATTAATTGCAGCTCTTTCGATGAGTTTAAGTTCTTTAATGGTTGTATTAAATTCACTTAGAATAAAAATGAAATAAGATTTTAAAAATTGAAAATGAGGATAAAAAATGATAAATGACACACTTTTTTTTATGTTGATTGTAGGAATAATAATCTCAGCAGGACTTTTACTTTTATTTATTTGGGCTGCAAGAAGTGGTCAGTTTGATGATGCAAATAAAATGTTAAATAATCCTTTGTATGATAGTGTTGAAGATTTAAATGATGCTATTAAAAAAGAGAAAAATTTAAAAGAAGTAAAAGAAGAGAAATTAAATAGTGAAAAAGAAAAAATAAAAGAAGAAGTTAGTCAAAAACTTGACTAACTTCTAAAAAATTACTTCATTGCAGCAATTTGTTTTGCTAAATCAGCGATATCAGCATCACTTAATTTTGCAACTTGACCTTTCATAACAGCACCCATACCGTGAACATTTAAAGTTCCAGCTTTATAACCATTTAAAGATGCGATAGTTTTAGCTTCGTCCCAACCTGTGATAATTTCAGATTTTCCTAATGCTTTTTTTTCTCCGTTCGCACCATGACATGTTGCACAAGCTGCAAAAGAAGCAGCACTTAAAGAAGCAGCAGCCGCTGCAGCGATGATTGTACTTAATACGATTTTTTTCATTTTATTCTCCTTGATTTTAAGCGAAATATTTTAGCTTTTTTTTCTTTTTTTATGCTTAATATATTAGCTTTTTTTTGTAATAAACAGTATAAGTTTTACCTATTATTGTATAAAAAAAGTGAATTACTTATAAAGTCTGTATAGAGGTTATTTAAAGCAATTTTTTAATACTATATTAACTTTAAAAAAAAGGCAAATTTTGAAAGAAGAGATAGTTTTAAATATTAATAATTTAACATTTTATTATAAAAAGGAAAATCCTATATATAAGGATTTTTCTTTAGAGTTAAAAAAAGGTGAATTAGTAACTATATTTGGGAAAAGTGGAACAGGTAAAACTACACTTTTTGAGTTAATTATAGGTAGTTTAAAACCAATAAATGGAACAATACAAAAATCTAAAATAGCTATGATTTTTCAAGATCCATTTAACTCTTTTCACCCCACATACTCTATAATTGAACAAATAAAAGATGTTGTAAATAGTAATTTTGATGATGAACTACCAGAACTTTTAGAGAAATTGAGTTTAAAAGAAGAGTTGCTTTATAAAAAAACATATCAGCTAAGTGGAGGGCAACTTCAAAGATGTTCTATTTTAAGAGCAATTTTGATGAAACCAGATTTACTTTTAGTTGATGAACCAACGTCAGCTTTAGATAATATTATAGCTTATGATGTGATGAAACTGTTGGTATCTTTTTTAAAAAATAGTGCTATTTTACTTATTACCCATGACTTTGATATGGCTTCATGGTGTAGCGATAAAATTATAAGGTTAGAAGAAAATGCAAAAAAATAAAAAGGCTTTAGTTCTATTAAATATGGGTGGAGCTAGAAATAAAGATGAATTAAAAATGTTTTTAACAAATATGTTTAATGATGAAAATATTTTAACTATAAATATGGATTTTTTAAGAAGTATAATTGCAAATTTCATAGTTAAAAAAAGACTTGATAGTGCTTGGGAAAATTATGAAAAAATTGGAAATGCTTCACCAATTAATCCATTAACAGAAAAATTAGTAAATAAATGTAATGAAAAAATTGAAGAGTTTAAAACATATCAAGCTATGCGTTATACTCCTCCATTTGCAAATGAAGTTTTAGAACAAATTAAAAAAGATGGAATAAGTGAGATTTTACTACTTCCTTTATATCCACAATTTTCAACAACTACTACAAAATCGTCAGTTCAAGATTTTATAGGAAATATTCCATATGAGGGATTTACTGTAAAATATATTGAAGAGTTTTATAAAAATGATAAATTTAATGATTGTATTGTAGATGAAATAATTAGAAATATTGATGATGAAAAAGAGTATAATCTAGTATTTTCAGCACATGGATTACCACAAAAAATTGTTAAAAAAGGTGATCCATATGAAGAACAGATGAATGAACATGTGGAAATTTTATCAAAAAAACTAGATGAAAAGAAAATAAAATTTAAATCAATAAACTTAGCATATCAATCAAAAGTTGGACCTATGAAATGGCTTGAACCATCACTTGAAGATATGTTAAAGAATTTTAAAGATGAAAATGTAATTATTTATCCAATTTCATTTATAGTTGATAACTCTGAAACAGATTTTGAACTTGATATTGAATATAGAGAAATAGCACATGAATTAGGAATAAAAGAGTATAAAGTTTGTCGTTGTGTAAATGATAGTGATGGATTTATTGAAGCTATAAAGGATATTATAAAGTAATTGGAAAATTTTATGAAGAATCAAATTTTATTAGAAATAGCTAAAAAATCAATAAAAAGAAAATTTGATTCAAATATAAAAATAGATAAAGATGAACTTCTAAAAGATTTTCCCAAACTTAAAGAAATTGGTGCAACTTTTGTAACTTTAAAATTAAATAATGAATTAAGAGGTTGTATAGGAACTTTAAATGCCAAAGTTTCAATACTTGAAGATTTAATATCAAATGCCTATGGGGCGGCTTTTGAAGACCCAAGATTTTATGAATTGACAAAAGAAGAGTTTGAAAAAACAGATATTGAAATTTCTATTTTATCTTCACCTGTACAGATACAGTATACAGACATAGAAGATTTAAAATCAAAAATAAAACCAAATATTCATGGGGTGATTTTACAAAAAGATGGAAGAAGAAGTACATTTTTACCACAAGTTTGGGAACAACTTCCAATTTTTGAAGAGTTTTTTTCTCATCTTTGTTATAAAGGAAGTTTTGAAGAAAATTGTTTGGAGTTTAATCCTCAAATCTTTATTTATGAAGTTAAGAAAATAAAATGAGTTTTAAAAGTATTAGAAAAAGTGTAGTTAGCGGAAGTTTTTATCCCCATAAAAAAGAAGAGATTTTAAAATATATAAATCATTTTAATAATTTTGAAACAAATGTTGAAACTTTTGAAGATATAAAAGCTATTATTGTTCCTCACGCTGGATATATTTATAGTGGATTTACTGCAAATTTAGCTTACAAATTAGTTTCATCTTTAAAAAAAGATATAAAGAGAGTTGTTGTAATTGGTCCATCACATAGAGTTTATCTAAAAGGTGCAAGTGTTGCAATATATGATGAATTTGAAACTCCATTTGGAAATCTAAAAATTGATAAAGAGTTTTCTCAAAAATTTATAGATAAATATGATTTTTTAGAGTTTAATGTTGAGTGTGAATTTGAGCATTCAACCGAAACTCAAGCTCCATTTATAAAATATTATTTTGCTGATGTTGAATTAGTTGAGGTAGTTTATGGAGAAATTGATTATAAAGATTTATCAAAAGTTATTGATGAGGTTTTAAAAGATAAGTCTAATTTTGTAGTAATTAGCACAGATTTAAGTCATTTTTATACCCTTGAAGAAGCGCAAAAACTTGATAATATCTGTTTAGAAGCAATAGATAAAAAAGATTTAAAACTTTTTGATTATTGTGAAGCTTGTGGAAAAATAGGAGTTAAAGAAATAATTAATTGGGCAATAAAAAATAATTTTGATACAAAAGTATTAAATTATTGTACAAGTGCCGATGTAACAAAAGATAAAAGTAGGGTTGTTGGATATACATCAGCTCTCATAGGAAGATAAATGTTTACAGTTAAAAAAATTATTTCAGCTTTTTTGTTGCCAATTCCTATTGGAATTTTTTTACTTTTTATGGCTTTTATTTATTTGATGTTTAATTCATATAAAAAAGCAAAAATATTTTTGTTTTTAGGTTTATCTTGGTTTGTACTTTTATCATTTCAACCAATTTCAAATGCTATTTTAGCTCCACTTGAAAATTCCCATAAAGCTTTGATTGAAACGCCAAAGGTAAATTATATTTTAGTTTTAGGAAGCGGTCATAAGAGTGATGAGAATTTAAGTATAACTTCACAGATAAAAATGGTAGCTATAAACAGGCTTGTTGAGGGAATAAGGCATTATAAAAATCTTGAAAATGTAAAATTAATAGTTTCAGGATATAGTTTTAGTGATAAAAACTCTCATGCTTTTATGCAAGAAAAACTAGCTATTTCTTTGGGTGTAAATCCAAATGACATTATAAGGCTTGATTCCCCACGAGATACGAAAGAAGAAGCAATTGAAGCTAAAAAAATAGTTGGAAATAATGAGCTTATTTTAGTAACTTCAGCTTCTCATATGAAACGCTCTGTTTTACTTTTTGAAAAAGAGGGCTTAAATGTAATAGCAAGTCCAACAAATCATCTAGCTTATAAAGATGATTCTTATAGTGCTTACTTTTCAGCTAAAAATATTAGAAAAGTTGAAATGGCAATACATGAATATCTAGGATTATTGTACTCATTTTTAAGAAAAGAGATTTGATATAAAATTAATCCAATATCTGATAATATTGCAACAAAGTTGCAAATAAAGGTTTTTAGTGGAATTAATAACTATAAGTAATCTATCTTATAAATATCATAAAACAGAAGTATTAGAAAATATAAATTTAAAGATAAATAACGATGATTTTTTAGCAATAATTGGTCCAAATGGTGGAGGAAAATCTACTTTATTGAAACTAATTTTAGGATTGCTAACTACACAAGATGGAAATATAGAAAAAAAAATAAAAAATAATCAAGTGGGATATGTACCTCAAAATACAAATTTAAATATAGATTTTCCTATTACTGCTTTAGAAATAGTTTTAATGGGACATATAAGTTCAAAAAAAAGGTTGTTTGGATATTCAAAGGAAGATATAGCTTGTGCCATGGCTTCTTTAAAACAAGTGGGAATGAAAGAGTTTGCAAATAGGAAAGTTGGTGATTTAAGTGGAGGTCAAAGGCAAAGGGTTTTTATAGCACGAGCTTTATGTTCAAATCCAAAAGTTATGTTACTTGATGAACCAACTGCAAGCATTGATGTAAAAGGTCAAAGGGAGATTTATGAGTTATTAAAAGAGCTTAATAAATCTATTTGCATAGTGGTTGTTAGTCATGATATTTCAGTTTTATTAAACTATGCAAAAAATGTTGCCCATATAAATAAAAACTTAGTTTATCACTCTTTAGAAAATATAGAAAAAAATATAAATACACAAAATGATCATTTATGCGAAGTAGAACTTTTATCAGCTTTAGGTAAATCTCATGTTTGTTGTGATCATACTCATTAAGGTTAAGAATGTTAGAAGTTTTACAATATAATTTTATTCAAAATGCTTTAATAGCAGGAGTATTAATCTCAATAGCAGCAGGAATTATAGGAAGTTTAGTAGTTGTAAACAAGATTACATTTTTAACAGGTGGAATTGCACATAGCTCTTATGGAGGAATTGGTCTTGCTATTTATTTAGGAATTCCTGTACTTTTTGGAGCAACAGTGTTTGCTGTTATAACTGCAATTATAATTGCAATAATAACTTTAAAAAATAGAACACGAATAGATGCAATTATAGGTATGATGTGGGCAAGTGGAATGGCTATTGGTATTATCTTTGTGGATTTAACACCTGGATATAATGTGGATTTAATGTCATATTTATTTGGAAGTATAGTTGCTGTTTCAAATGAAGATATTTATTATATGACTATTTTAGATATATTTATTATAGGAATAGTTGTTTATTTTTATAAAGAGATTTTAGCAGTCTCTTATGATAGTGAATTTGCAAGTTTACGTGGAATAAATGTAAAGTTTTTTTATACTTTGATTTTAATTTTAGCAGCTTTATGTGTAGTTGCTGCAATTAAAGCTGTGGGATTAATCCTTGTAATTGCACTTTTAACAATACCTACATATCTTGCGGAAACTTTTGCTTCAAAACTTTCAAGTATGATGATAATAAGTTCTATTTTAGCTACAATTTTTACTATTTTAGGACTTGTTGTTTCATATCTTTATGATATTAGCTCGGGTGCGAGTATTATTATGGTTGCTGTTTTGGTTTTGGCTGTTGTAAAAGTTCTAAAAATGAAAAAATAATTTTTTATTAGTATTTAGTTATAATAAAATTTAGAATTAATTTTATTTTATATTCAAATATATTTTAAGGGGCTTTATTGTTAAAAAATATTTCTATGAGTTTAGGATTTTTATTTCTTGGTTATGTTGTAATCACTTATGAAAATTTTACTGTACTTTTAAGTGGAATTGCTATTTTTATTATTGGTATGTTCTTTATGCAAGATGGTTTTAAACAACTATCCGGAGGTCTTTTAGAAAGACTTTTACAAAAGTTTACTTATAATAGTTTTTATGCAATTGCAACTGGTCTTGTAGCAACTTCAATAGTTCAAAGTTCAACAATAACAACACTTCTTACTATATCTTTTGTAGGTGCTGAATTAATTACTTTAGTTCAAGGAATTGGAGTAATATTTGGATCAAA
Coding sequences:
- the tsf gene encoding translation elongation factor Ts; the encoded protein is MAGATPQLIKELREMTGAGMLDCKNALNETGGDLDKAVQVLREAGLGKAAKKAGNVAAEGLISVLVNADNTKATILELNSQTDFVAKNENFINITKEITSFAQNNGIEDAAALASSTINGQDFATYLNEKIATIGENLVARKLTTVSGQVVNGYVHATGRVGVVLAATCDEAVKDKAATLLRNIAMHASAMKPTVISYKDLDPAFVESENKAIVAEIIAENDELKRLGKPLKKIPEFVSKSQLTDEAIAAAKTRFEEELRAAGKPEKIWANIIPGQIERYITDNTQLDGRFALLSQAYVMDDKKTVEQAIAEVDASIKITEYIRFELGEGIEKKEEDFAAEVAKQMGK
- a CDS encoding ABC transporter ATP-binding protein, whose amino-acid sequence is MSQANKTDVLIAEELLLQANNLSHKFDYELFRDINLSLYKKESIAIIGTSGSGKSTFLNILSSLLKPTSGNVVFKSKDMYSIKQNELLRIRRDDFGIIFQAHYLFRGFSAIENLEIATLLSGEKIDEKLLKALNIDYVINQGVGELSGGQQQRLSIARVLTKKPKIIFADEPTGNLDKDTANIVMNTLFNYIENNNAGLILVTHENELAMKCNKVYKLEDLKLQEIK
- the gmk gene encoding guanylate kinase — protein: MDEKKGAILILSGPSGCGKSTLLKEVYKDITDYYFSISTTTRAPRIGEKDGVDYFFVTKEEFEKDIENDDFLEYAKVHDNYYGTSLKPIKKALDEGKLVIFDIDVQGHEIVRTKLDSIVTSVFITTPSLKVLESRLNSRNTDSSEIIEKRIKNAKGEVEYFQNYDYLIINDDLQIAAKQLVCIANIARIKSKLFDNNKIISTWLEN
- a CDS encoding EAL domain-containing response regulator yields the protein MINNISILKNITILYAEDEKDLREVTHQILKGFTKKQYVAQNGQEGLELFKKHEKEIDLIITDVNMPILNGLDMVKEIKKININIPIIVATAFSNKEYLLEAIDIGVDKYVLKPIDIAKLLQVMSQSLIYHELKDLYTDKLTNLPNRNKLKKDLDETNIDLMALLDIDEFSTINDLFGENIGDTILFELARKLKDYFDEEEYLVYRIEADKFAIVAKMKNQDIDKFYDLCKSFADKIEKESLLIDEDEIDINITIGIAQGDGSRAFKYSQRVINYARTKLQRIMIYNESFKIQQSFEENIKWVKQLKVGFRENLFQAYFQPIVNTKTKEVYKYEALIRYVTKEGLEIAPYNFINVAKKTKLYPNIIKIVLQDAFKLIINKNKRVSVNISFDDIANVETTSFIYETLEKNKDYSQFLEFEILESEEISDFNEVSKFISEVRKFNCIVGVDDFGAGYSNFNLLTLLDIDFVKIDGSLIEKINSSKDLEIIVNTIANFSKEFKVKTVAEYVSNEDIYNKIKDLNIDFCQGYYFEKPLSYDNIN